Genomic DNA from Haloarcula marina:
CCGCGCGCCCTCGCTCCGCTACTGACACAGACGCTCGACAACGTCGAGCACAGTCACGAGTCGCTGTCGGTCACGTACGACGCCGCGGAGTTCGACTACCGCGTGTACGGCGGCGAACTACTGGACTCGGTGTTCACCAACGTCGTCTCGAACGCCGCGGTCCACAACGAGGGCGACGTCCACGTGGACGTTTACGCGGTAGAATCGAGTCCTGAGGAGGTCGTGGTCGGGTTCGCCGACGACGGAAGCGGCATCCCGGAAGACGTGCGCGAGCAGATTTTCGAGATGGGCGCGAAGGGACCGGACAGTTCCGGAAGCGGATTCGGCCTCGGTTTCGTGCGGGCGCTGGTGGAGTCCTACGGGGGCAGTGTCACGGTCGGAGAGAGCGAGGCTGGCGGTGCAGACTTCCGAGTTACGCTCCGGCGTCTCTGAATCACGCTTTTCCAACGGTAATCGTCAGACCGTCCTTCGCGAATCGAACGTCGCCGTCGTATCGCGCTGCCAGCGAGGCGGACATCTCATCGTGATGGCCCTCCGTGTGCGGGTAGAGATGCGTGAGATAGACCCGGCCGACTTCGGCGTCGGCCGTGTCGAGGGCCGCGCCGAGCGAGGACGGCGTGGGATGATTCGACACGTCCACGTCGTCGGGGAACGAGCAGTCGTGAACGAGGACGGCCGCGCCGTCGGCGAACTCGATGAGTTCGGGAAACGCCTCTGAGTCGCCGCTGAAGGCCATCGTCGGGCCGCCGCCGACGGGGGCGAGTCGGTACGCGAAACACTGCATCGAGTGGCGCGTCTCGACGGCGTCCCCGTCGAACCCGGCGAGCGAGAACGGCGCTTCGTCGAGGTCGCGAAGGGTCAGCGACAGGCGGTCCTGCATGTACTCGTGGACGGCGAGGAGGTCCTCGACGAGTTCTGCGGTCCCGGGCGGTCCGGCGACGGTGAGGTCCGTCTCGCCCGCCAACCAACGGGCCTTCATCAGCACGTCGAGGTCTGAGATGTGGTCTAAGTGGTGGTGAGTCAGCAACACGGTGTCGACACCCTCGTATCCGGGGCCGGTCCGCGCCAGGGCGTCGAGGACGCCGCTCCCGCAGTCGACGAGCAGCGTCTCACCGTCGGCTTCGAGGAGGTAGCCGGACTGGGAGCGCTCGCCGGTCGGCATCGCACTACCCGTACCGAGAAACGTGAGTCGCATAGTCACCACAATCGAGGGGAGGGCCAAAGGCGTTGGCGTCAGCGGGGGCGGGCGGTGGGGAAAGCCGCTGGGGACAGCGGGGAGGGCTGTCAGCGGAGTCCGGTGGGGGCGACCGGACGGCCGTCAGCGGGGCGGTGGTCGGCGACGCGATGTCACCGAACAGGGCGGGGCAAGCCGGGGCGTCCCGCGACGGCGCAGTTACACCTTGGACGGGGGATATAAAAAGTGGTTCTGAGGCTCAAAACTCGTTTTGAACGACCCAAAGTCGTTGTTGGCTGGGCTTACGCGTCGTTGTAGTACCACATCACGCCGACGATGACGACGACCAGTAGGCCGCCGAGGAAGAACGCCAGTCCCGGCGCGAGTTCGAACCCGCCGCCGCTGGCCGCGGTCGCCATCTCGGTCGCCTCGCGGGCCATCTCGACGGTCTGTGTCGGTTCCTCGGTCGGTATCGGTGTCGACGTGGGTTCGGGCGCGGGCGTCGCCGTCGGTTCCGCGGTGGCCGCTGGCGTCTCCGTGGCTTCCGCGATGCCGATACCGCCGTCCCCCGACGTGGTTTCGGCGGCCGTCGCGGTTTCGGTCGCTTGGGGCGTGGCCGTCGGGGTGCTCTCTGGCGTCGCTTCCGACGCCTGACTCACGGCACCCCCGCTTCCGCCTTCCGCGCCGTCGGCCCCACCGGCAGACCCGGTCGCGCCTATCGGGAGCGGGACGTTCCCGAGCAGTATCTGAACGACGACGCTGG
This window encodes:
- a CDS encoding MBL fold metallo-hydrolase; this translates as MRLTFLGTGSAMPTGERSQSGYLLEADGETLLVDCGSGVLDALARTGPGYEGVDTVLLTHHHLDHISDLDVLMKARWLAGETDLTVAGPPGTAELVEDLLAVHEYMQDRLSLTLRDLDEAPFSLAGFDGDAVETRHSMQCFAYRLAPVGGGPTMAFSGDSEAFPELIEFADGAAVLVHDCSFPDDVDVSNHPTPSSLGAALDTADAEVGRVYLTHLYPHTEGHHDEMSASLAARYDGDVRFAKDGLTITVGKA
- a CDS encoding ArsR/SmtB family transcription factor, which gives rise to MSLLPSRGPDASTSQDGELQIVGVDEDVSSVLDALSSETAREILNAVYSDPGTPSELADRLGMSIQKVSYHLEKLENEELIAVAGTQYSEKGQEMKVYEPPEDPLVLFVGTRERKRSLRSLVRRLVPVVGLLTAASVVVQILLGNVPLPIGATGSAGGADGAEGGSGGAVSQASEATPESTPTATPQATETATAAETTSGDGGIGIAEATETPAATAEPTATPAPEPTSTPIPTEEPTQTVEMAREATEMATAASGGGFELAPGLAFFLGGLLVVVIVGVMWYYNDA